The segment CTATATTCTTGGCAACTGCATTGACATGCATCATATCTGTGTGGCTAACATCATGAAAGTGGTccctggttagggttagggtcacaGAATTAACATTTAAGGAAGGACCTCTGGGTGTCTGAACAGATTCCTTGATGGATGTGCTTATGTCTGACTGGAGTGGTCATCCCTTGGGGTACTCAAGGTTAAAACACTGTACGTACAAGCAGTAGCGGGCCATTACAGAAACGTTCTCTGTGTGCGTGCTCATGTTTCCAGCATCGTTCAGGTGACTCCTATGGAATCTACCACaccagccccacccagcccagtCTGATCCGACCTGTGGTGTTGTGGACTCAGCAGGACGTCTGCCGATGGTTGAAGAAACACTGTCCTCACAACTACCTGACCTACGTAGAGGCCTTCTCTCATCACGCCATCACAGGTATCAACCAGGAAAAATGCACTAGCACAAATCAGCATTTCCAGTCCTAAAATGAGAGTGGAATGCAGTTGAGGTGAGTGGCTGGCAGAGTAGTGTCAGTTGAATCAATAGGCTTGCTGGGATTTACCCTTCATGCCATCACAGGTATCAACTACTGCACTAGCACAAAAACCATAATTCATAATAATATTAAAATGCGAGTAAAATACACAATACAGCGGGTGTGGGTGAGTGAATTGCTAAGCTTTTAGTGgcagcctcctctctctgctccctgtcAGGCCGTGCTCTGTTGCGTCTGAATGGAGATAAGTTGGAGAGGATGGGCTTGGTGCAGGAGACGCTGAGGCAGGAGCTCCTACATCAGGTGCTTCAACTGCAGGTGCAAGAGGAGGAACGTAATTTGCAGCTCCTTAGCAGAGGTGAATACTGAGTTGTTTTTTTGTATCGTGATTATGTGTAAGATGACTGGTTAAATTTGGATGCCATTCTAACAGTTactgttttttcccccctcatatTTTATTTTCCTAGGTGGCTCTTTTGGGAACCTGTCGTAACATGGATATTATTTTCCTAACTGGGCTGTTTACACTGAACACTGGAAAAATGTATTCAACGGTGTGCATGCAGGGAGACTACTGTATAACGGTCAGAATTCATATGAATCACATGGAAACCATGAACTTTAAAGAGGGACACATGGGATGATCACATGCAGCATCAAACTTGGATGGACAATCAATAGAACACAGCCCCAAGTTTACAAAGTTGAGTATCTGTTTTCCATCAAACAAATCTGTCTGGATTGAAGACTATAATCATGATTATAGACTTTGTCAAGATTGGTTGTGTCTTGTAGCCATTTGTATGCTATTCTATGTTTTACCCTAACAGTTGTAAGTTTGTGAATGATTCCTTTTTGTCTCACTGTTTCTTTAGAAGTATCCTATAGATTCAGTGTTTAATTGTGAATACACTCTAATCTGGATTTTCAAATGGGTTTATTTGAAAATATTTTTGTGAGATGCATTTTTGGGTAAAGGCTCATTATTtctgacaaataaaatgtattttacacaAAAACCATGCAAACCAATGTATCATCTGACTGGAGATAAACTACATTACCCACTATCCTCATCTAAGATAGTATTCCTACTGAATGCCGGTGGTGGTTCATCAGAGGacgaaggggaggaccatccatcctcagtgaatttcataaatacaaatagtgaaacattaaagttAACCTTTTTAGATACAACTATACTAAATCTATTCATGTCGCCAAATAATTagaacacactgttttgcaatgttctacagtagcctcaatagcactctgtagggtagcaccatggcgTAGCcacaggacagctagtttccatcctcctccaggtacattgacttcaataaaaaaaaaactaggaggctcatggttctcacccccttccatagacttgcaCAGTAACtgtgacaacttccagaggatgtcctccaacctatcagagctcttgcagtatgaactgacatgttgtccacctaATCAAACAATCAGATAataaatctagtactgaaagctaCAGCTAgcaagcactgcagtgcataaaatgtaaGCAGTTAACTCCAAGAAAGACAAAAGTTAAACAGTTtagaacaaatacatttctttaaaaatgaaggagaagcaaaagAGCTATATTTCAGTGGggttttttcactttcacttagagAATATAGTTTAGCCTACTCGAACACCTGGCTCAAAAAGAAAGGGGTGCTATGTTGGATatccatagccagctagctaacactgGAACCCTTCCAAGTCAAGGCTTTTTGGTTTTaataatttattgccaccggggacCGCCGGTGAAAATGCtttctgactgtacactgtactgcatgattgtagtagATTTACTAgcgcgttagttctagtagctatgttggcTATGATGTTGGCTAATATGATCACTATGAATTAGGTTGGGTGTAGCGTTTAGTGGATATGATATAAAGGTTTGgcttgtataattccttctcgcatctacatgctctcctcctctcaccttttccctttgcttgtggacttcagtgcacaacacatcagctgtctgtgaccaggcgaaaaaaaacTTTCCAACGAGCAATATTATCATGCTGTTGGTATGTGGCTGCTATCCAGACTGTATCatatccagccgtgattgggagtcctatagggaaCCGCTCAATTGGCCAagcatcatctgggtttggccggggaaggccgtcaatgtaaataagaatttgttcttaactgacttgcctagttaaataaaggttaaattaaatatggtgaactgtgtttgcatgtgatcaggagtgtattcattccgccgattctgttgaaaaaatgTTTCGTAAACTGAAGCAAAATGAACTAAATgaggataaacatacctgaatttgtccaatagaaatgtttgtttgcaactgttggactaatgataaCCCATCAGCTTGATGCAAGCAatagtgtgcaaggcggtattgaatgtgtgactgtctgtcaccttgattactcaaaatgtttcctcgacctgtgcacctacattgtaagCTTTAATTCAAaggctcttgctgctggtgattctctgatccacctctacgcagacgacaccattctgtatacttctggcccttctttggacactgtgttaactaacctccagacgagcttcaatgccatacaactctccttctgtggcctccaactgctcttaaatgcaagtaaaactaaatgcatgctcttcaaccgattgctgctcgcacctgcccgcccgcctagcatccctactctggacggttctgacttagaatatgtggacaactacaaatacctaggtgtctggttagactgtaaactctccttccagactcatattaagcatctccaatccaaaattaaatctagaatcaaattcctattttgcaacaaagcatccttcactcaatgctgccaaacatactctcgtaaaactgactatcctaccaatccttgactttggtgatgtcctttataaaatagcctctaacaccctactcagcaaattggatgcagtctatcacagtgctatccgtttcatcagcaaagccccatatactacccaccactgcaacctgtatgctcttgttggctggccctcgcttcatattcgtcgccaaacccactggctccaggtcatctataagtctttgctaggtaaagccccgccttagctcactggttaccatagcagcacccacctgtagcagcgctccagcaggtatatttcactggtcacccccaaagccaattcctcctttggccgcctttccgtccagttctctgctgccaatgactagaacgaattgcaaaaatcactgaagctggagactcctatctccctcactaactttaagcatcagctatcagagcagcttacagatcattgcacctgtacatagcccatctgtaaatagcccatccaactacctcatttATATTATTTTGCTATtttgcaccccaatatctctacctgcacattaatcttctgcacatctatcattccagtgtttatttgctatACTGTAATTATTTCTCcactatggacaattttttgccttacctccctaatcttactccatttgcacccagtgtatatagacttttctattgtgttattgactgtacatttgttttttccatgtgtaactctgtgttgttgtttgtgtcgcactgctttgctttatcttggccatgtcgcagtttcaaatgagaacttgttctcaactggtttacctggttaaataaaggtgagaaaaaacaaataataataaatacaaatacataatTGAGCTGGGGTGAATGAAATATGAATGATAGTCATTCAATATGCTGTAATacaaataaggccatgctcataaaaaaaatgtatcgtCCTCCATCTTAAACGTCACCGAACGCCACTGCTGAATTTACATGTCGCTGTCTGACCGGTACGGAGGAGGGCGAGAGATGCTGTGCGAAACGAAGTGCAGCGGAAAGAAAACGTCATCCTGCTTGGACAGGTACAGCTTCTTGCACCATAGAGTATTCCATACTATCCTTTAAATCAGCTGAGGTTTAGAATAATACTAAATTATATTACTGTTTGCTAACCACAGCAGCCTATGCGTCCTTCTCGTTGTAGCCTAATCTACTACTGCATAATTTGACCTCCCCGAGCGCAGTGGGTTTGTTTAGTTGATACAAATTCCTACCTGCGCGTAACACACAGTCAACGTTGGCTATATAAAATAATGTTTGAAGCATTGTACATTTTATTAAATTACCAGGTGGTTACTGAATCAGGTATCAAGTTTGATCATTAACCAATTATCATTTTAATGCGCCTGTGATGTCGTTGTGTGACCcagatttagcccactgcagtaaattaTTGATGATATGATGATTGTTGTGTTACAGTGGTAGTGGGGAAGACTCATTGGACTGGCTCCTGCCTGGCCCCCCTATCACCGCCGTACGCAGGAAGAGCACATCCCAGACTAAGACAGAGCCGCCCCTGCTCCGCACCTGCACGCACACTATCTACACAGCAGGCAGACCCCCCCTGGTACGATGAACATGGTGCAGAGTCCAAAGAGGCCTTCGTCATCGGCACAACATTCATGGGTGTATGCCTTATTTTATTGTCAGTGTGTGAAGTGTTACTCAGGAGTTTTTGCTGTTATATGTGGTGTTGTAATGGTCTTTCCTTATTGTTGACAGGTTCTTGTACTCAAAAATACGTGTGTTTGTCTGTGCAGGGCTGTGTGGGGGCAGTGCCTCAGGGAAGACCACGGTGGCCAATAAGATCATTGAGGCTCTGGATGTCCCCTGGGTAGTGCTGTTGTCCATGGACTCCTTCTACAAGGTGAGAGTCTGTCATTAATTTGGCTTGCTTGGGCTTTAGCCTTTCGGAGATGCTACTATATTTTCTTCACAACAGCCTGGAGCCTTATTGACAGACATGTCACCCTTGTAATACTGTATGAATGAGCCTACCCACAATCCCTCACTCTTAATAATGTGGGGAAGAGACTGTCATGGGGAAGAGACTGTCTACAGCCTGGGtaatcccatccctccctccatcatgcCTATTTATAGACCAGCAGGGAACAACACGCATCCTGTCCCATGGactcacatgcacgcacacgcacgtgcacacacgtacacattgtGTTTCTGTGTCCATCCATCCCTGAAGTTTGTTCTCCTGTACACCCTAGGTTCTGACCCTTGAGGAACAGACCCTGGTAGCCAGTAAGTAATGACTACAACTTTGACCACCTAGGGGCGTTTGACTTTGAGCTGCTGGTGGCCACCGTGCAGCGGCTCAAACACGGCAAAATTGTCATGATCCCTGTGTATGACTTCACTACACATGGCAGACAGAAAGACTGGGTGAGAGTAGAACTGATGAGAGGCCATGTACCAAGTGAAAACTGTAGATTCTCTTGATATATTTATCCACCGTAAACATTATTGGATAGAGAAAACGGGCAGCTGTTGCAGTTCTGAGCATTTCTGTTGTCTCTGACTCTCCCCTCCTGGTGCCAGTGTGGTCATCTTTGAGGGGATCATGTCCTTTGCAGACAAAGAACTTTTGGAGGTAAGGCTGTATGATCATCACATGTTTAGTGTTTCTAATCTCTTTACTGAATCAGTCGAGTCCTCTGTGACTGCAACGTACAGGAACATAGTGCTCTgttgttgctctgtctgtctccagctcCGAGACATGAAGAGCATTGTGGACACTGACTCAGACATCCGGCTCGTACGTCGGCTGCGCAGGGACATCACAGAGCGCGGGCGGGACATCGAGGGGGTCATTAAGCAGTACAACAAGTTTGTGAAGCCTGCGTTTGAGCGGTACATCGAATCCTACATTCAGCTGGCAGACATCGAGGTGAGTGATTTAGCACTAACCATTCGAAATTTCAAAAGTGCAGTATTTTGGTATCTTCCAGTCTTTATCTAATATTTGTCAGCCATTAGGAGCTAATACCCATATGACGGCATATATATCCTGCAGATATACTATTATATCATAGCAAATTTTCTGTGCAGATATTTTATCATGTTAATTATGAGGTAGCCATATGAGCTAGCGAAATGTTTCTGACCAAGTGAAAATATGTTGTTTCCAAGTGAAAATATGTTGTTTCCAAGTGAAAATATGTTGAATGTGTACCTCTGCCAGGTGGTGGTAACATGGTGGCCATTTACCTGATAGTCCAACATGTTCACAAGCAGATGGAGGAGGTGAGTGAGCCACAGAACACTGTGCATGAAAAGAGGGCGCCACACAGTGGCAGAATGCTGAAGTGTCTATAGAGGCATGGTGAAGGGATGAGTGGCTGACATCTCtttgcctctttctctcttttttttctgttTCTTTCACCATTTACTACATTCCCTCTctagctctcgctctctatctctttccctctctctttgtgcAGCACGAGCTCAGTGTCAGGTAGGCTTACACATCTCCTACAGCTCCTCCCTCGTTCCACGCCTCTCTTCCTGGTGTTATTCACAatacccccaccaggtgtctcagtGTGACTACATGGTTGCCTTCTACTGAAGAACTAGTGGAAGAGCAGAACAGTCTCTTGTCATTGTCACCTATTCAAATGTATTCTCCTTTGTGTTGTTTCGTCCAGGGCAGTCCTGTCCTCGGCCCAGCagacacagccccccccccccccccccccccacccagacCCTCAGAGTGTCGGAAAGTATGCCCCAGGTCAAAGGCCTGCACACCATCATCAGGTCAGATCACAGTTTATGGGTCTAGAGCCAAACTAACTTCTGTCTTCCAGACGGTATTTGCCGGGTCATCGAGCATAGCAAAGAGAGGCATTTAGGCCttttctcattctcctctccaaCTCACTTGTGTAATCCAGGAGTCAGGAGACCAGTCGAGACGAGTTCATCTTCTACCCCAAGAGGTTGATTTGCCTCCTTATTGAACATGCTCTAACATTCCTGCCCTCTCAGGTATGTGGACATTTTTCCCCACATTATAGTGTATTTCATTGTAATATGTTATTTGGTTTGATAGTGATTTGACATAATGTAACAGACTTTTTCCCTATTGTATCATGTCACAGCCCTGCACGGTACAGACCCCACAGGGCCGTGAGTATGAGGGGAAGAGAAGCCTCTGTGGAAAAGGGGTGGGTACTATACAGTCATTGGTAGTACTCCTATTTTGCTCCACCGTGTGTGTTTGGTGTTCCTTTCTAATAGTGCAGAGTTTGTGTTTGTAACCATGCTGAAGCTGGATCCTCCTTTCTCCAGATCACACAAGTGTCCATCCTGCGGGCAGGGGAGACCATAGCCTTCCCTGAGGGCGGTGTGCAAGGATGTCCGCATCGGCAAGATCCTCATCCAGACC is part of the Oncorhynchus masou masou isolate Uvic2021 chromosome 33, UVic_Omas_1.1, whole genome shotgun sequence genome and harbors:
- the LOC135527569 gene encoding sterile alpha motif domain-containing protein 10-like isoform X1; the protein is MAVDAASSFSFCRPAVEYRALPEDFKHLSRQTGGNLTWHDGRGQKTAGGRTVKLLQQPGTESYQHRSGDSYGIYHTSPTQPSLIRPVVLWTQQDVCRWLKKHCPHNYLTYVEAFSHHAITGRALLRLNGDKLERMGLVQETLRQELLHQVLQLQVQEEERNLQLLSRGGSFGNLS
- the LOC135527569 gene encoding sterile alpha motif domain-containing protein 10-like isoform X2 yields the protein MAVDASSFSFCRPAVEYRALPEDFKHLSRQTGGNLTWHDGRGQKTAGGRTVKLLQQPGTESYQHRSGDSYGIYHTSPTQPSLIRPVVLWTQQDVCRWLKKHCPHNYLTYVEAFSHHAITGRALLRLNGDKLERMGLVQETLRQELLHQVLQLQVQEEERNLQLLSRGGSFGNLS